One genomic segment of Paenibacillus sp. FSL H8-0332 includes these proteins:
- a CDS encoding MFS transporter, producing MEQSTKQGNSLLHNKTYMRVYSAFATASFGDWFDALAIQVLVGYRWQAGPLMLALIPVALALPSILLGSIAGVAADRLNKLKLMRICDLLTALITLLVLFAPSMVWLLPLLALRSALSTLNMPAQQSLTRSLVREDQLLQASSLNGLVNQGSKIAGPLLGGLALAFLTPQWCILLNALLRGCSYLLLLSVKNIHTEEEDSKQPEEPDNKIPLRTMWREGWSFMLRSRLLLNTMLFGLAGSLVIQVVDFQFTSLFRVFAPDRESLLGWMVAATGAGAVLIILILNKLKLEEGYGWKLGSGYVLIGGSIAALGLLQPGASMIWVLLIGFVLGIGNGVFMITFNYCLQKETPPHMTGRIFGIQNTVLSTVLIVAPLLGGVLVQYAGPARIFVNIGLLQLLLGLTGMVFGRQLWPVARSRAEAAHPAVESS from the coding sequence ATGGAACAGTCAACCAAGCAGGGAAACAGCCTGCTTCATAACAAAACGTATATGCGGGTGTACAGCGCTTTTGCCACGGCGAGCTTCGGCGACTGGTTCGATGCACTGGCGATTCAGGTGCTGGTCGGTTACCGCTGGCAGGCCGGGCCGCTGATGCTGGCGCTCATTCCGGTAGCGCTGGCGCTGCCGAGTATACTGCTTGGCTCGATTGCCGGGGTAGCCGCCGACCGGCTGAACAAGCTGAAGCTGATGCGCATCTGCGATCTTCTGACGGCGCTGATAACGCTACTGGTGCTGTTCGCTCCGAGTATGGTCTGGCTGCTGCCTCTGCTGGCACTGCGCTCAGCGCTGTCCACACTGAATATGCCCGCTCAGCAGTCCTTGACCCGCAGCTTGGTCCGGGAAGATCAGCTGCTGCAGGCCTCCTCGCTGAACGGGCTGGTCAACCAAGGCTCCAAAATCGCCGGTCCGCTGCTCGGAGGTCTGGCGCTCGCCTTCCTTACGCCGCAGTGGTGCATCCTGCTCAATGCCTTGCTGCGCGGCTGTTCTTATCTGCTGCTGCTGTCCGTAAAAAACATCCATACGGAGGAAGAAGACAGCAAACAGCCAGAAGAGCCGGACAACAAGATACCGCTCCGCACCATGTGGCGGGAAGGCTGGAGCTTCATGCTCCGCAGCCGGCTGCTGCTGAATACGATGTTGTTCGGGCTTGCCGGGTCGCTGGTAATTCAGGTCGTTGACTTTCAATTCACCAGCCTGTTCCGGGTGTTCGCACCAGACCGGGAATCACTGCTCGGCTGGATGGTAGCCGCTACCGGAGCGGGAGCTGTGCTCATCATTCTAATCCTGAACAAGCTGAAATTGGAAGAAGGTTATGGCTGGAAGCTGGGATCTGGGTATGTGCTGATCGGCGGATCAATTGCGGCGCTGGGTCTGCTTCAGCCGGGGGCATCTATGATTTGGGTGCTGCTGATCGGGTTTGTGCTGGGGATCGGCAACGGGGTATTCATGATTACCTTCAATTACTGTCTGCAAAAGGAAACCCCGCCGCACATGACAGGCCGCATCTTCGGCATTCAGAACACCGTCCTCAGCACGGTACTCATTGTGGCACCTTTGCTGGGCGGCGTGCTTGTGCAATATGCAGGTCCGGCCCGTATTTTTGTTAACATTGGCTTACTGCAGCTGCTCCTGGGTCTGACGGGGATGGTGTTCGGCCGGCAGCTCTGGCCGGTGGCGAGGTCTAGAGCGGAAGCCGCTCATCCAGCAGTAGAGAGTAGCTAA
- a CDS encoding histidine phosphatase family protein, giving the protein MTTYIYMVRHGDSLRTGMDEWTRGLSPKGKEDARRVTECLKDEGIDVLYSSPYIRASDTIADLADQLGKEITHIEDLREKVWMEGNRQLPDEDLLHELQKMYADSNYALPGGESNRECQARAVKALQEILRDHAGERVAIGTHGLVMALMMSYFAPEYDLDFLLQTTKPDIYVMEFKEDEVLVRRMPL; this is encoded by the coding sequence ATGACAACTTATATCTACATGGTGAGACATGGGGACTCGCTCCGTACCGGGATGGATGAATGGACGCGCGGCCTGTCACCCAAGGGCAAAGAGGATGCACGGCGAGTCACCGAATGCCTGAAGGATGAAGGGATAGATGTACTATACAGCAGCCCGTATATCCGGGCAAGCGATACGATTGCTGATTTGGCAGACCAACTCGGGAAGGAGATCACCCACATCGAGGATCTAAGGGAGAAGGTCTGGATGGAAGGCAACCGGCAGCTGCCGGATGAGGATCTGCTGCATGAGCTGCAGAAGATGTATGCCGACTCGAATTATGCCCTGCCGGGGGGAGAATCGAACCGGGAGTGCCAGGCACGTGCAGTGAAGGCACTGCAGGAAATCCTGCGGGATCATGCAGGGGAGCGGGTTGCCATCGGAACCCACGGGCTGGTCATGGCCTTGATGATGAGCTATTTTGCCCCGGAATATGACCTGGACTTCCTCCTGCAGACGACCAAGCCGGATATCTATGTCATGGAGTTCAAAGAAGATGAAGTACTGGTCCGGCGGATGCCTCTGTAA
- a CDS encoding Dabb family protein, translating to MFEHMVLLKFKPDVSTAEQEDAVSRAHDFEGEIPGILDLSAGINVTEEIEHTQGFTLGIRVTFENQQACRDYIQHPLHQNLLQSIGPFVEGIIVIDYPFATN from the coding sequence ATGTTTGAGCATATGGTGCTATTGAAATTCAAGCCTGATGTTTCTACTGCAGAGCAAGAAGACGCTGTTAGTCGCGCGCATGATTTTGAAGGGGAAATTCCAGGTATCTTAGATCTTAGCGCTGGGATTAACGTAACGGAGGAAATCGAGCACACACAGGGGTTTACGCTGGGGATCAGAGTTACTTTTGAGAATCAGCAAGCTTGCCGGGACTACATTCAGCACCCGCTACATCAAAATTTATTACAATCCATAGGCCCATTTGTTGAAGGAATCATCGTTATTGATTATCCGTTTGCGACCAACTGA
- a CDS encoding helix-turn-helix transcriptional regulator: MGDRLDRYEELSRFLRLRRERMTPKQAGLPETGRRRTPGLRRSEVAQLADVGLDWYTYLEQGRPINVSAEVLDRISEVLRLDEAERRHLYHLARKQFPLINTHQPSKVTAELQRFVDSQTLSPSNVMDAHMNIIAWNEAYCAMNGDLAAMSESERNFVWMTFTSARFRYVKGEQWEMHARRIVATFHARYARHGEDPWWSEQFEALSKVSREFRELWDSHEVLDAIDALKTLHCPNLGKLNFDLVSFQYLNDSNLTVSIHVPHQDGTVEKMQQLLINYRDQR; the protein is encoded by the coding sequence ATGGGGGACAGACTGGACCGTTACGAAGAATTGTCTCGTTTTTTGCGCTTGCGCCGTGAACGAATGACTCCTAAGCAAGCGGGTTTGCCGGAAACCGGACGCAGACGTACACCTGGACTTCGCCGAAGCGAGGTAGCCCAGCTGGCAGATGTAGGATTGGACTGGTACACCTACTTGGAACAAGGGCGTCCTATTAACGTATCCGCTGAGGTACTTGACCGAATATCAGAAGTGCTTCGGTTAGATGAAGCAGAACGCAGGCATCTGTACCATCTGGCTCGAAAGCAATTTCCCTTGATCAATACCCATCAACCCTCCAAGGTAACAGCGGAACTTCAACGTTTTGTGGATAGCCAAACCCTGTCACCTTCGAATGTCATGGATGCGCATATGAATATCATTGCCTGGAATGAAGCCTACTGTGCAATGAATGGGGATCTCGCGGCTATGTCGGAAAGTGAACGGAATTTCGTCTGGATGACGTTTACTTCTGCCCGTTTTCGCTACGTTAAGGGAGAGCAATGGGAAATGCATGCCAGGCGAATCGTTGCTACTTTCCATGCCAGATATGCGCGACACGGCGAAGACCCTTGGTGGTCTGAGCAGTTCGAGGCACTATCCAAGGTTAGCAGAGAGTTTCGTGAACTTTGGGACTCACATGAGGTTCTCGATGCCATTGATGCTCTGAAGACGCTGCATTGTCCGAATCTCGGGAAATTGAATTTCGATCTTGTATCGTTTCAGTATTTGAACGACTCCAATTTGACCGTATCTATCCATGTTCCTCATCAAGACGGCACGGTGGAAAAAATGCAGCAGCTGTTAATTAATTATCGGGACCAGCGTTAA
- a CDS encoding TatD family hydrolase produces MIDAHIHLDQYEDHVVSSLLERLPEQGIESLIAVSMNLASSKRTRELAVRYPGLVKPAYGFHPEQQLPAEEELNALLKWITAHADNMVAIGEIGLPYYSRAEAAARGEGWEMEPYLGLLDRLLGLAARLGKPVVLHAVYEDAWTVCDLLEQHGLTQAHFHWFKGPAATVDRMISCGYYISFTPDILYEPEIQELARRYPPELVMAETDGPWPFEGPFTGRTTHPAMVHDVAAAWGALHGYSVAEAQALLTANTKRFYGL; encoded by the coding sequence ATGATTGATGCCCATATTCATCTAGACCAATATGAGGATCACGTAGTGTCCTCCCTGCTGGAGAGACTGCCGGAGCAGGGCATAGAGTCGCTGATCGCGGTCTCGATGAACCTCGCCTCCAGCAAGCGTACCCGGGAGCTCGCAGTCAGATATCCCGGCCTGGTGAAGCCGGCTTACGGCTTCCATCCAGAGCAGCAGCTCCCTGCGGAGGAAGAGCTGAATGCGCTGCTGAAATGGATTACAGCCCATGCGGACAATATGGTCGCTATTGGTGAAATCGGCCTTCCCTACTACTCCCGGGCCGAAGCTGCTGCACGCGGTGAGGGCTGGGAGATGGAACCCTATCTCGGGCTGCTCGACAGACTTCTTGGACTGGCTGCACGTTTGGGCAAGCCTGTAGTACTACATGCCGTCTATGAGGATGCGTGGACCGTATGCGATCTGCTGGAGCAGCATGGCCTTACGCAGGCCCATTTCCACTGGTTCAAGGGCCCCGCTGCTACCGTTGACCGGATGATTAGCTGCGGTTACTACATTTCCTTCACTCCTGACATCCTCTACGAACCGGAGATTCAGGAGCTGGCACGCCGCTATCCGCCGGAGCTGGTCATGGCGGAGACAGACGGCCCCTGGCCGTTTGAAGGACCGTTCACCGGGCGCACCACCCATCCGGCTATGGTCCATGACGTTGCCGCCGCCTGGGGAGCACTGCATGGATATTCCGTAGCCGAGGCCCAGGCCCTGCTGACGGCGAACACAAAGCGATTTTATGGGCTATAG
- a CDS encoding stalk domain-containing protein, with the protein MKKLITAAAIALLLAGHAAGSSIDIAHSAAAPLSLVVDGQAVLPGAPPFHSGGTLYVPARALLEYFPIELQWNNTLKQLTLSTSWDKTILTPGSASKQVTYTQTDGGYQEELDSPVLLKAGHVYIAAAALDSLTGAVTELNKGGSRVTVTPGSLSTTVRVPAAPLAVAENNPKVKLYAALKDGDTYKGFILEVNGKKQRFNWNVSRDYSHPPQLFYADVDSDGKPEATVVFTLGTGTSLVAQEVHVVNPEQWKEISVPAADKAASAVVSSSISLDKDDVLLKLELTGPKPSKLTLRLPDRAEDGMKYFGSKAAIGAVTYYSVESNKLLADTSLMVGMTESVGTLKLEYKAGKTGMELGSIAFEPDERGEAIVEK; encoded by the coding sequence CGCTATTGCCCTGCTCCTCGCAGGCCATGCGGCGGGTTCATCCATAGATATTGCCCATTCTGCTGCTGCCCCTCTATCCCTTGTTGTGGACGGACAAGCCGTTCTCCCCGGGGCTCCCCCCTTCCATTCAGGCGGCACATTATACGTACCTGCCCGCGCGCTGTTGGAATACTTCCCGATAGAGCTGCAATGGAATAACACCCTCAAGCAACTCACCCTATCCACAAGCTGGGACAAGACGATTCTAACGCCCGGTAGCGCTTCCAAGCAGGTGACTTATACGCAAACGGACGGAGGATATCAAGAGGAGCTGGACTCTCCTGTGTTACTGAAGGCAGGCCATGTATATATCGCGGCAGCTGCTTTGGACTCCCTTACGGGAGCTGTTACAGAGCTGAATAAGGGAGGAAGCCGGGTTACTGTTACCCCGGGCAGTCTTAGCACAACCGTCAGAGTACCCGCTGCCCCCCTTGCCGTTGCAGAGAATAATCCCAAGGTGAAATTGTACGCCGCGCTCAAGGACGGCGATACCTACAAAGGATTCATCCTTGAAGTGAACGGGAAAAAGCAACGCTTCAACTGGAACGTATCCAGAGACTACTCGCACCCGCCTCAGCTCTTCTATGCTGATGTAGATTCGGACGGCAAACCGGAGGCCACGGTTGTGTTCACCCTGGGAACCGGAACCTCGCTGGTTGCACAGGAGGTTCATGTGGTTAATCCGGAACAATGGAAGGAAATATCGGTGCCTGCTGCGGACAAAGCGGCCTCTGCTGTAGTCTCCTCCAGTATTTCGCTGGATAAGGATGATGTCCTGCTGAAGCTTGAGCTTACAGGACCCAAGCCGTCCAAGCTGACGCTCAGACTCCCGGACCGTGCTGAGGACGGCATGAAGTATTTCGGCAGCAAAGCGGCCATTGGCGCAGTAACCTACTACTCAGTAGAGAGTAACAAGCTGCTCGCAGATACCAGCCTAATGGTCGGCATGACCGAGAGTGTCGGTACCCTGAAGCTGGAATATAAGGCAGGTAAGACAGGGATGGAGCTGGGGTCTATTGCTTTTGAGCCGGATGAACGGGGTGAAGCCATTGTGGAGAAATAA